A single genomic interval of Armigeres subalbatus isolate Guangzhou_Male chromosome 1, GZ_Asu_2, whole genome shotgun sequence harbors:
- the LOC134206192 gene encoding sodium/calcium exchanger 1-like codes for METTTAGPKNQSPEVEEEQQARGPLLSMLIGAFNDPPWETTSSEETRLPFISRLRNNRPRGMGSMFGRIRERSKLRMQKLYEYFRPNFQPQNAVMDGGYPGDSGGLGMGTGGGGGLGIRGVGQAPVTIHLNDYSTKQYVNVNSGGVKNGADGGATHGGISLSANPTFGTDMAGGYLCFGISILCIGIVTAIIGDVASHFGCTLGIKDSVTAIVFVALGTSIPDTFASKVAAIQDKYADASVGNVTGSNAVNVFLGIGVAWTIAAVYHAYHGRDFNVEPGTLAFSVTLFCTEALVAIIVLMMRRSPKIGGELGGPKKAKYLTATFFFSLWVIYLLMSSLEAYGIIKGF; via the exons ATGGAAACGACGACGGCCGGGCCCAAAAACCAATCTCCGGAAGTAGAGGAAGAACAGCAAGCTCGCGGCCCTCTTTTGTCCATGCTAATCGGTGCTTTTAATGATCCTCCATGGGAAACCACCTCATCAGAGGAAACGCGATTACCGTTCATATCCAGGTTGAGAAACAATAGGCCCAGAGGGATGGGTTCGATGTTCGGTAGGATTAGAGAACGCTCTAAACTAAGGATGCAGAAGCTTTACGAGTACTTTAGGCCGAATTTTCAACCGCAAAATGCCGTCATGGATGGCGGCTATCCGGGTGACAGTGGTGGACTCGGAATGGGCactggaggaggaggaggacTCGGAATACGTGGCGTTGGGCAGGCCCCCGTTACAATCCACTTAAACGATTATTCTACAAAACAATATGTGAATGTGAATTCGGGAGGAGTGAAGAATGGTGCCGACGGGGGCGCTACCCATGGTGGTATCTCACTGTCAGCTAATCCAACGTTCGGAACTG ATATGGCCGGAGGCTACCTATGCTTCGGGATTTCCATCCTGTGCATCGGTATCGTGACAGCCATTATCGGCGATGTGGCGTCACACTTTGGCTGCACGCTGGGCATAAAGGATTCAGTCACTGCCATTGTCTTCGTCGCACTGGGAACGAGTATACCGG ATACGTTCGCCAGTAAGGTTGCCGCCATCCAGGACAAGTATGCCGACGCTAGCGTGGGAAACGTCACCGGCAGTAACGCTGTCAACGTGTTCCTCGGCATTGGCGTCGCCTGGACCATTGCTGCCGTGTATCACGCCTATCATGGGCGAGATTTCAATGTGGAGCCCGGAAC CTTGGCCTTCTCGGTGACCCTGTTCTGTACGGAGGCGCTGGTCGCAATCATCGTACTGATGATGCGCCGAAGTCCCAAGATCGGCGGTGAGCTGGGCGGTCCGAAAAAAGCCAAGTACCTAACCGCAACCTTCTTCTTCTCACTGTGGGTGATCTACCTGTTGATGAGCAGTTTAGAGGCGTACGGCATCATCAAGGGCTTCTAA